In Palaemon carinicauda isolate YSFRI2023 chromosome 41, ASM3689809v2, whole genome shotgun sequence, the following are encoded in one genomic region:
- the LOC137632349 gene encoding uncharacterized protein, which produces MLLGRRSFVLFLQRGTPPLPRIVFDCLQQSGRVVQYSKCTFGGSKISFLVHRITPEGIHPSLRRYQPEVAIFNAKKAQSTAALTFPMPHNPFPLTTDAIDVNICAVLEQFVNFSCSIGLLQSKTVQGRIRLLYLNRKLLAVHLALCHSRHFLEGIPFVIRTDHMPLVHTSTRQPDFWSACQCRHLSTLAEYRCTLYHALGK; this is translated from the exons atgttacttGGACGACGttcttttgttctcttcctccaaagaggaacacctcctttaCCTCGTATCGTTTTTGACTGTCTACAGCAGAGCGGCCGTGTAGTCCAGTacagcaagtgtacctttggtggcaGCAAAATATCATTCCTAgtacaccgcatcactcctgaaggcattcacccctccctgagaaggtatcagccg gaagtggccatcttcaatgcaaagaaggcccaatcaactgctgctctcacttttcccatgccacataacCCTTTTCCTCTCACCACTGATGCCATTGACGTCAAtatttgtgcagtactcgagcagtttGTCAACTTCTCATgttccattggccttcttcagtcgaaaactgtccaagggagaatccggctactctaccttaaCCGCAagttgctggcagtgcatttggctctcTGTCACTCTCGCCACTTCTTGGAGGGTataccctttgtcattcgcacagaccacatgcccctgGTTCACACCTCCACTCGTCAGCCTGACTtctggtccgcctgtcaatgccgacatctaTCCACCCTGGCTGAATACAGATGCACCCTTTACCAcgctctgggaaaatga